The window gatattttgttaaagggaaccccgactatgaagacttgtatggCTTATTAGATTAACGCTGACATCTGCTATATGAATCCGCTATACAAAAACACTCTAgctgtcagggttttttttttttaaataataaaaatccttgcaTTTGTATGCTGCAATACATTCTGGGTAGTGACGTCAAATGGTTGCAACGGTCTTGATTCTCCAGCGACCCTACAGCGGtataaacatgtcttcagcCTTTTCAATTTGAACCCGAGCGTAACATAAGCGAGGAGGCTAATAtagaagacattactcaaaatgtacaACAAAATGAAGACgatcagagaggtgaggaggcgaGAGTGGGGCAAAATCCATCTGTTCAGCAACTGCACGCCTATGCCAAccgagagagagtgtttgttgTTCAAGGTAAGCGTATGGATTAAACGATCGTTTTATGACGAAACGTATTCTGATATCAATATTATCAGCCATCTTGCCGTTGTATGCTTTATCCTGTTTATATTCCAACGGCCCGCCAGTGCCCTATCGCCATGTTATGAGCAAACCTATGCTATCTAAAAAACACTTCTGTGTGTATGAAGGTACTCATACCTTTGCAAAGCTAATATTCTTGTGATTTGGTTGATATAAACCATTttgagatacaatcacaacagcagctacaatccatgtctctgtcagaccaccgatatacaaacaaacaaacacttacgaaATGGAGGCAACTCACCTcatatgaagcctcatagtaatccactaatccataacatcctgacaaaaacagtcGTTACACTGGCAAAGatccaaacaatccaattatgtaaaaatatttactccacctttcaaaagaaaccaaaaccatgcatgtactccaaatggttcaagaactgCTTTAATTTTACGTCTTgtgttttaggctaattttacaggagcttTATGTTACGAGAATATACAGAAACAAACGGCACTAACAAGACGCTTAcgggtttgattatatttacagatagcCCTGGcatcacagcacacaagaactagaaaaagtacagccaaaagcagcacagtgtggCATTCATTTCCTGCTGCGGGGGCTAGTAGCTAATTCTTTTGAGTGCTAAAGTGCAACAATTTACATCATCGACTCAGAGTGCATTGCGCAGGTCACGTAATGGCAGCCTCCATaggttaaaatatgttttaaatgttaaggatttttaaagtaatgaacatatttcatgGGTTTCTAACAAGATATCTTAGTATAAGGGCAATTATTGCATGTTAAGGCCTTCAAGTCTTCACAGTCGGGGttcctttgaaaaaaaaatcacaaaaaattctctgctctcatggatatcaaacagtttcaaacaacacaggtttatcaaaataaggtttttattaaatatgtgtgtgccacaattattggcaccactatgaattcatatgagaaatttATTTgacgtatattcccattgatattttacatttagtacacctaggaacaggaaattgttcaaccatgacttcctgtttcacaggggtataaatatgaggtaacacatgggCCAAAATCCTTtactcattcataacaatgggtaagaccaaggaatacagctgtgatgtgcagcaaaaggttgttgagcttcacagaatgggaagtgtctataagaaaatagcacaagcattaaaaatgcccatttccaccatcagggcaataattaagaagttccagtcaactggaaatgttatgaatccacctggaattggacgcgtctCTATATCGTCTcgacgcactgtgaagaggatggttcgagtggccaaaaaaaatcacagctggagaactgcaaaagttagttgtgtcttggggtcagaaagtctccaaaactacaatccgaagtcacctacatcaccacaagttgtttggaagggtttcaagaaaaaaagcctctactctcatccaaaaacaaactcaatcatcttcagttttccagacactactggaacttcaaatgggatcgggttctatggtcagatgaaaccaaaatagagctttttggcaataaacaccagtggtGGTtttgacacagagagaggcagccatatggaaaagtacctcatgcccacagttaaatatggtggaggctctttaatgttttgggactgtttttctgccagaggacctggacattttgttaggatacatggcatcatggactctatcaacagatatgaaatgaaaacctgactgcctctgccagaaagcttcaaatgggccatggctggatcttccagcaggacaatgatccaaaacatacaacaaaatcaactcaaaaatggtttactgaccacaaaatctaggtcccgccatgaccatcccaatcccctgacttgaaacccacataaaacctgtggggtgaactgaagagcagcgtggacctcgaaatttgatggatctggagagattctgtatggaggaatggtctcagatcccttgccatgtattctccaacctcatcaggtgttCTAGAAGACTCAGAACTATCATGGCAAATGGAGGTAGTACAtagtattgattaaaagggtgccaataattgtggcacacatatatttaacaaagatatatatatatatatatatatatatatatatatatatatatatatatatatgataaacctgtgttttgttttctattgtttgatatccaagaGCACAGACTATTTTTGTGaaagaaaagatcaaaaagttcaacaataaagacaatgtaTACATGTTGGTGATTTTTTACATAGTGGGTCCTCTTAGAAACAGGTGATactaataaaggtgatacactatcaaatgacacataaaattgacatattgtagtcattttcacaacttaacaaaaaaacaaacaaacaaaaaaaacatctgaacacATGAATTCTGCATAATATCAAAGAgagcttgaagataatgtgaggccatctgtctaaaagttgaagttgaaccaaaatgGACccttcaacaggataatgatcctaagcacactagcaaatccaccaaggaatggctcaataagaagaaatggagggttatggaatggtctagccaaagcccggatttggatcctattaaaatgttgtggggggggaTTTCAaatgggcagaacatgcaagtaaaccctcaaacatcttgcaactgaaagaatattgcatggaagagtggtcaaaaattccagcaagcctggtggacaattatgcaaaacccCTAGAgtaagttatttctgctaaagggggcaatactaccTTCTGAGGCCAacggtgtacttactttttccacagaagaatatcacatctaatgatatttctgttgaataagtGATTGAAAatggtattttgtgtgtgtgtgtgtgtgtgtgtgcatatacatgtatgcatgtatgtaggtatgtataaaGATCTGAAGTTTCTCAGACAGCCATGCTGGGGAAGTGCAGGAGATAGATCGGCTGAGCTCGCTGTCCAGGTTCACTCAGACACGTGCTAAAGAATGGAAAAGCCTTCCCTTTGGGCCCATTGGAGAATGAGTAGAGCAGGCTCATGTCATCAGCATTGTAGAAGGAAACTGTACGCTCCTCACAGTCCACAAAGACCCCAATCCTTAGAAGTCGAGAGGTCACACGCAATGGGGTCCAGGGTTGGGTGCCTGCTGAGTACTCCGTGTGGTTGCGCAGACGCAGTGTCCAGTACCCATTATTGGGGCACAGCTTCACACGTGCCTTTCGATTCACTGTTTCCAGGGCAACACCTATGTCCCACTTGGGCTTGGTGCCAACGCCCACCTCCCAGTAATGTCTGCCTGTATGGAAACCTTGGGCTCCGAGAACATTAACACACTGAACGAAGCGCTTCGGATTCGGTTTGTAGGGCAGCATGGCTTCAGCTTCAACCACTTGGGTCCTGTCTCGAGAGAGCTGGAGGCTTGGATGAACTGTGTCCTCATCGAAGGTCACTGGAAGTGGGCCTGAGCATGACAATAAACATAGACACACCAAGACCTACAACctctggcaaaaattatggaatcaccacacttggaggattacatagcaaataaacaaaatcacataTATGACACAACAAAAatattctggcttcatgaaacaccTCAGAcaagtgaaatgaaataattttaattaatggcatatttttccCAGATCAcatagaggaaaaaattatgcaaatcactcaatgttgaggaaaaaatgatggaatcatcttgtaatttgcatttctaaaacaaataccagcataaatctaaaaatgcaaatcagtctgcagttaaaagagagtgcttacaggCCTCAAGCATCAAGAGCAtagactttttgaaaggaaacatggcctcAGCAAGACAGCTGTCAATTGAACCAataaaggattataaaactccgtcaagaaggaaatccaacatggaGTGTAGCAAAAGATGTCATgtgttcccagtcagctgtgtgtaaaatttggtgcaagtataaacaaaatgggaaggttataaacgGAAAACATATGGGTAGACCAAGGAAGACGGCAAAcgtcaggatagaaaactcaaagcagtacggcttgaaaatagaaaatgcacaacaaaacaggagtcaatgtttgcggcagaactgtaagaaatcggctgaatgaaatgggatttacgtaTAGAAGAGCCAaacgaaaaccagcactaacagaagaaaacaaggttacagtgggctaaagagaaggaATCATGGAGTGTGCACGATTAGATGAAAGTGATATTAGTGATGAATCACAAATCTGCactggccaaggagatgatgctggaaattttgtctggtgccgttctaatgaaacatataaagatgactgcctgaagaaaacaatcaaatttccccactcattgATGATATGAGGTTTCATggcaggtaaaggaccaggggagacctcaacagtcaatgcacaggtgtacattgaaattttggacacttttctcattccatcaatACAAAATAGGTTTGGCGATGAAGCCATtttcaggatgatgatgatggtgttaaagcttttcttcaggaacgGCATATTAActcaatgacatggccagcaaacggtccagacctcaatccgattgaaaatttatggtggaaatttaaaaaattggtccatgacaaTGCTctatcctgcaaagctgatctgtcaaccgCTATTCaggaaagttggaaccagcttgattgAGAatcttgtttttcattagtgatgTCCATGCCTCAGAGAATTCAGGCCGTCATAAAAGCCTTAAGTACTACagtaattgtgattttttttttttttttgccgttgTTGATTCCATAATTGTTTCCTTATCATTGAGTGATTCCTTCATTTTTTCCTCTGCTTGATCTGGAAAGAactatgccattaattaaaacaatttaattgaggtatgtttcatgaagccagaatgtacAGCTATTAAGCAAAAATAGTTTTATGTCATATctgtaatttgtttaattgctacgaagtaaaaaaatCCAGGTGAGCATCATTTCAGTGTGGCCATTCCATCATTTCTGCCAGTGGTTGTAAATGTTACTGTGATTATTATGGTTTATATGCACAGAATACAAAATTACacttattttgtgtaaattaataGGGACCTTGATAGTTTAATAGTTTGTACTTCCTTCTGAAGCCTTCGGATGGTCGGAAAAGCAATGTGAAAAGGGTCGGATGAGAAATCGCTCTCCAAAGCATCTAGACCCCAATGGGCTACCACCTCTGCAGTGAGTAACCAGTAGTGAAACTTAAAAGTGTGGTGTTTTGCACAAGTTTATGAATGCGCTTATATGGCAAAGCCATTACGTTTTTGATTAGTCAAGTGGTAGCATCATAAAGCAATTGCTTAAAATGCTACATACTTTCATTTCCTTAACATGGCCTACACAAAATCCATAAAGCTATGCATTTCTGGTTGGTTGCCTGTAGACGTTTTTCTCTTTAATGTTCACTGGTGTTATTATGGTGTAAAGTAACTTGCCAAAAATTGCAAGGTGGTGCGATTTAATGATGCCTTCCTCAGATTAAGTGGTACTGAAAACCAATGATCTTTATGAGCTTCGATTGCTTATAGTGGTGAGGACAGTTTATCACATTTCGATATTTTAATCGGGATTTTGTACATACATTACctggttttaaattttttaacatttttcgCCACAAAGTATACTGAAGAGGAGCTATGTATTTGCTCTTAAAACCTTCAATAGAAAGTCCTGGAACATGTGGTCTGAAAAGGACAGGGGAAAAATCAGTTTAGGTTTAAAGTGTCAGaacatttttaacataaaaacagcatactaaatgttttataactttttataaACACAGAACGTCTTATTGAGGAATGATGACATGGTTTCATAGCTTGAAAGAACAAGACGGGCTATAGCACTAGAGTTCATGTAATAGAGGTCTTCAAATACCACCTACCTGGAATGTAATTCTGGCAGCTAGAGggggacaaagaaagagagtaGAGCATGTTAGCATTAGAGCAGATGCTTTGATCTGAACAAAACTCATATCGATAGTCCTTCTTTTATGCAACATGTAAACTGGGAAGCTGCGAGTAAATAACTGCACATTACAACATTTGATTCATGATGTCCAGGAGTATTTTGGGTAAAtaaaaacggggggggggggggggataggaaaaaaggaaatgataatgtgtgtgtgcagtcatGTCTGCAACACCAGCACTTCTACAACACAACACACGGCAATGTTCCCTACGGTGCTGGTAGCCATTTGGAGTGAGCCCACTGTCTGCCCCGGTTCTCGAATTGCTGTATGCAGAGCCTCGAGGTGTCGTTCCAGGCTGTGCTCCAGCTCCATCTGATCCCGCCGCAGCTGATCCAGCATGGCCGCCTCCTCCACTTGCAGGAAGTGATGCAGAGCCTGGAAATCATGACACACTCTCTCCTTGAGATCAGCTCCCATTTTCTAATCCAGACAAAATTGAGGattcacagagacacagagagagagagagagagagagagagaaacagagagcagGTTATATGTTTTAAATCCTGTGCAAGGACTTTTCATGCCTTTTCAGCTTGCAAAGCCAAATAATACTTGTTTGAGCCAAACGTCACATTAAAATATTCTTCCTCTCATCAATAATCCAGAAAACTAGGATGTAGCTTGCATttgatgttatgttatgttaactGTCTTGTTATGGCATGTAGTACAAAAAAAGATCAACGAAAAGACACTGAGCAAATGGCTAAGCACTCAGAGTTAACCCAACATTCTTCCCAGGTTGTCCAGACAAGTAGGGCTAGCTGCTGCTGAGTGACCTGAAACACAGCACGGGCTTTTGTCCTGCGTTCAAACCGCTGTTGAGGAGCCTTACTCTTAACATGTTCATCTCTTCTTCGTCTTTACGGATCATGGCAATCAGCTGTTCTTTCCGTGGGTCCAGACCGTCCTTCATCTGCTTCTGGGAAAGGAGCATGAAAGCCACTGTTGTATAGTCTTACGATTGTTAGAATCAATATTGGGGGACTAATGTAACGTAATAGTGTACATATCAGTCATGTTTTGAAATAAGAAACATAACCAAATATGTCAGGTGGaccgatatgacaaaaaaaacccccaaaaaatcatattttatcatttttgtcAGGTTGTTGTATAGTCAGATCACCCACAACAGCaaggctttttattattatttttttttaaatgtcaagaTAAAACCTCGTGAGAGCTTACAAGGGTTACAAaggattttgttgttttattggcTAAGAAAAACCTTGAGCTTACCTGTAAATTCCTCACAGACGCAGCTGATGAACTGGCTCGGACCTTTTCGACCAGGCCAGCCACCAGATAGTTGGTCTGAAACTGTTTTTTGGGGAACTCCTTCCGGCACTGAGGGCACATCGCTGGACCTCGAAGATCTCTCCAGTAGGTAGTGATGCATGACCTGCAGAAGTGATGCATGCAGCCAAGCATGACCGGCTCTTGGAACAGATCACAGCAGATGGCACAGGTGAGATCCTCGCTGAGACTCAGAGTCTCGTCCTGCCTCATACTGGACGCCATGGATGAAGAAAAGCCTGGAGCCTGACTTTCACTTCCACTTCAGTCACACTCTGGTCACGCAGCACGAACAAAAATTAGCAAATGTCAGCATATTTACTAAACATTCTTGAgactgtatgttttatataattacaTCGACATATAATGTCTTTTCtggggtttctctctctctctcagaaataCACTTTTAATCAAACCACATTGAAAAACtagctttttatttacatatttacatggaTAGTATTAATtgtttacaaaattatttacacgTAACAGAATATAGTAAAATATTAGTTACGTGTACAATAATGTCGGAAAACGaagtaaactttatttattttatcccaACGTATCTTTGAAAAGTTTGTTAGCTCGCTAGCCTGCTAACGCTACCCAAGTACAGTCTGTATTCAGCGTCTACGTCAATAAACACTATAATGCTAAGTCGCTAAAgccattgtttttttaaaaaaaatattttgctgcAGTCTTTAACAAGTATAAGAACATTTACCAAAACGTCGCCTACCCCTGTagcttcttttttgttgttgttgtttgttttgctaggGGATTTCTGAGCTCAGAGTCCAAACTGCTGAACGTCTCTTGTGGGTGCAATTGCAAATTACACTTTACTCCCTATATGAGTGCACTTCGTAGGGTGTGACAGAACAGTTTATCTGCCTTATATAGTGCACTTATTCAACCACTTGTGTCCAACTTGGCAGGAAACCATAATATCAAGTTTTGATGGAAAATGTATCAAAAATTTATACTATGTTAACTAAGATGAAACATAAACAGGGAAAAATACATATGCATGATGTTTAAATACATTAAGAGATAGACATATTGTATTGTTTCTTGTAGCCATGGACCActttaactgaaaaataaatttcCATGGACCCCCTCGGTATATACTTATTTACTTCATGAACACTGTGTACTATTTATTGGAGCTATAGAGCTTTCTACTACTGAGTTTTGTGGGTACAAAGTTCAGGAGAACTTGCACTAGGTCCAACTATTATTCGTAGGCCTGCTTGTTTTTGAGATTTGAGATTTAGATTAACCCATTCAGTGTAaggtttgaggtcagggctctgtgcaggccacccGAGATCTTCCACtgcaaccttggcaaaccatgtcttcatagagctcactttgtgcacaggggtattgtcatgctggaacaggtttatgtgagttccagtgaagggaaagcATAATGCTgcaaagacattttatacaactgtgctcatccaaatttgtggcaacagtttggggaaagcctacatatgggtgtgatggtcaggtgtccacatacttttggccatgtagtgtatgttaAAGGTACTAAAGACATTTTTCCAGAGAAGCAGGTGTATGTATAGTACagtgcaaaagtcttaagcacatgtaaagaaatgacAAAAAGTAGAAAGAAAAATTCTATAAAGCAGATACCTTCAAGGATAATGAAACGAAGCATTTctgcatacatacatagacTATAAAGAGTCAATCACATCtggattgcttcatttcaaatccattgttttGGTGTACAGAatcaaaattatgaaaattgtgtcactgccaaaatacttatggacctgaatGTATAATGATAGATTGTACACAGACGTTTGTAGAATATCATATTCTAGTAAGTTCTATCATGTTTTAGGAAGTGGgggaaaactggagaacctggtgGAAACCCACACGGGCAGAGCGAGTGCCAGTACACAGAACAGCTAAAACCACTAGTCACAAGCATGCACATATTATCTCAGAATCCCTTGGCACCAACACAATGTAAACACCCCTTcttccaacacacacaacatactcaacatacacacacacacacacacacacacacaaaatacc is drawn from Ictalurus furcatus strain D&B chromosome 8, Billie_1.0, whole genome shotgun sequence and contains these coding sequences:
- the trim105 gene encoding tripartite motif containing 105 isoform X1; this encodes MASSMRQDETLSLSEDLTCAICCDLFQEPVMLGCMHHFCRSCITTYWRDLRGPAMCPQCRKEFPKKQFQTNYLVAGLVEKVRASSSAASVRNLQKQMKDGLDPRKEQLIAMIRKDEEEMNMLRKMGADLKERVCHDFQALHHFLQVEEAAMLDQLRRDQMELEHSLERHLEALHTAIREPGQTVGSLQMATSTLPELHSRPHVPGLSIEGFKSKYIAPLQYTLWRKMLKNLKPGPLPVTFDEDTVHPSLQLSRDRTQVVEAEAMLPYKPNPKRFVQCVNVLGAQGFHTGRHYWEVGVGTKPKWDIGVALETVNRKARVKLCPNNGYWTLRLRNHTEYSAGTQPWTPLRVTSRLLRIGVFVDCEERTVSFYNADDMSLLYSFSNGPKGKAFPFFSTCLSEPGQRAQPIYLLHFPSMAV
- the trim105 gene encoding tripartite motif containing 105 isoform X3; this encodes MASSMRQDETLSLSEDLTCAICCDLFQEPVMLGCMHHFCRSCITTYWRDLRGPAMCPQCRKEFPKKQFQTNYLVAGLVEKVRASSSAASVRNLQKMGADLKERVCHDFQALHHFLQVEEAAMLDQLRRDQMELEHSLERHLEALHTAIREPGQTVGSLQMATSTLPELHSRPHVPGLSIEGFKSKYIAPLQYTLWRKMLKNLKPGPLPVTFDEDTVHPSLQLSRDRTQVVEAEAMLPYKPNPKRFVQCVNVLGAQGFHTGRHYWEVGVGTKPKWDIGVALETVNRKARVKLCPNNGYWTLRLRNHTEYSAGTQPWTPLRVTSRLLRIGVFVDCEERTVSFYNADDMSLLYSFSNGPKGKAFPFFSTCLSEPGQRAQPIYLLHFPSMAV
- the trim105 gene encoding tripartite motif containing 105 isoform X2; the protein is MASSMRQDETLSLSEDLTCAICCDLFQEPVMLGCMHHFCRSCITTYWRDLRGPAMCPQCRKEFPKKQFQTNYLVAGLVEKVRASSSAASVRNLQQMKDGLDPRKEQLIAMIRKDEEEMNMLRKMGADLKERVCHDFQALHHFLQVEEAAMLDQLRRDQMELEHSLERHLEALHTAIREPGQTVGSLQMATSTLPELHSRPHVPGLSIEGFKSKYIAPLQYTLWRKMLKNLKPGPLPVTFDEDTVHPSLQLSRDRTQVVEAEAMLPYKPNPKRFVQCVNVLGAQGFHTGRHYWEVGVGTKPKWDIGVALETVNRKARVKLCPNNGYWTLRLRNHTEYSAGTQPWTPLRVTSRLLRIGVFVDCEERTVSFYNADDMSLLYSFSNGPKGKAFPFFSTCLSEPGQRAQPIYLLHFPSMAV